One Clostridium estertheticum DNA segment encodes these proteins:
- a CDS encoding tryptophan transporter yields the protein MKTNKIVMTSLFLAIGLILHQITPGIFLGIKPDFLLVFMILSIILTKDFKIAFITGIVAGVLCALSTSFPGGQLPNIIDKIITSMVVYVIYKNSKADSPLKLTGIYFLGTIISGSIFLGSALILFGLPAPFLILFVSIVLPTSALNSFLGFFLHKLILTNPALKSKFINY from the coding sequence ATGAAAACAAATAAAATAGTAATGACTTCTCTATTCCTTGCAATAGGTCTTATATTGCATCAAATTACACCAGGTATATTCCTCGGAATAAAACCAGATTTTTTATTAGTATTTATGATCTTATCCATAATTTTAACCAAAGATTTTAAAATCGCCTTTATTACAGGAATCGTAGCAGGTGTTTTATGTGCCTTATCAACCTCATTTCCTGGTGGGCAATTACCTAATATTATAGATAAGATAATAACCTCAATGGTTGTATATGTCATATATAAAAACTCAAAAGCAGATTCTCCTCTTAAGTTAACAGGTATTTATTTTCTTGGAACTATAATAAGTGGAAGCATTTTTCTAGGTTCAGCCCTTATTCTATTTGGTTTGCCAGCGCCATTTTTAATACTATTTGTATCTATAGTTCTTCCTACTTCAGCACTTAATTCATTTTTGGGATTCTTCCTGCATAAACTTATCCTAACTAACCCAGCTCTTAAGAGTAAATTTATTAATTATTAA
- a CDS encoding DUF1499 domain-containing protein, with the protein MKILTGVIGVMGAIVIYMVVKNNLTPNNLGVTNGKLAQMPNKPNAVSSQTEEKDKKVEPLEFKGNLNDSKQQMIKVIENYGNAKIVKNDTNYIYVVFTTGIMKYHDDVEFYFDESKKLIQIRSASRIGYSDMGLNRERYNKLRELYYK; encoded by the coding sequence ATGAAAATTCTAACTGGAGTAATAGGTGTAATGGGAGCTATTGTGATTTATATGGTGGTAAAAAACAATTTAACTCCAAATAATTTAGGGGTAACTAACGGAAAGTTAGCCCAAATGCCCAATAAACCAAATGCAGTCTCATCACAAACAGAAGAAAAAGATAAGAAAGTTGAACCACTTGAGTTTAAAGGAAATTTAAATGATTCAAAGCAGCAGATGATTAAAGTTATTGAAAACTATGGAAATGCTAAGATAGTTAAAAATGATACAAATTATATATATGTAGTTTTTACAACTGGAATAATGAAATATCATGACGATGTAGAATTTTACTTTGATGAAAGCAAAAAACTTATCCAAATTAGATCAGCTTCAAGGATTGGATATTCTGATATGGGGCTAAATAGAGAGAGGTATAACAAGTTAAGAGAATTATATTATAAATAA
- a CDS encoding MarR family winged helix-turn-helix transcriptional regulator, with the protein MQYDDLKLSNHLCFKIYSVSKAMTRLYKPILHSLNLTYPQYLVMLILWEHEKISFKSMSNNLKMKTGTLTPILNKLESQGQLCRIKDEKDDRKVYIHITTKGKELKEEASNVPNEITRTTQVTMEEYLEYMKEFDALLKKIDKIENYRY; encoded by the coding sequence ATGCAGTACGATGATTTAAAATTAAGTAATCATCTTTGTTTTAAAATTTACTCAGTATCTAAGGCTATGACTAGATTATATAAACCAATACTCCATAGTTTAAATTTAACTTATCCACAATATCTGGTTATGTTAATTCTATGGGAACATGAAAAGATATCATTTAAGAGTATGAGTAATAATTTAAAGATGAAAACAGGAACTTTAACTCCAATACTGAACAAATTAGAAAGTCAGGGACAGTTATGCAGAATAAAGGATGAAAAGGATGATAGAAAGGTTTATATTCACATTACTACAAAAGGTAAAGAACTTAAGGAGGAAGCTTCTAATGTTCCAAATGAAATAACTCGCACTACACAAGTTACAATGGAGGAGTATTTGGAGTATATGAAGGAATTTGATGCCTTATTGAAAAAAATAGATAAAATTGAGAACTATAGGTACTAA
- a CDS encoding ammonium transporter, with product MAQLSTKEGVKIAPKTNVNKGLLIFLLLFFIGAALILIPSINHNVSTSMSAINAESSTVHQTTLQNSTIFDTLKYERSIHILAMLLVGFGFLMVFIRNHGYTSITATFLVVSIAIPMYMIIKSFGGEGFSMSTISIDTLIFAEFAAASLLIAIGAPLGRLKMDQYIIMGLLFVPAYIFNEWLVLESGIFKGFLDTGGSIVIHAFGAYFGLGVVANTFSKFKDDVICENNKSSNQLCLLGSMILWLFWPSFTSAIVAPERVVLTAINTIFALCGATLATYIFSKIIRGKLEIEDIANAALAGGVAIGSTCDMTTPGYAMLIGIAAGALSVVGYSIIAPKLQKLIKGTDTCGINNLHGMPGILGGVVAIFITGNAEIQLLGIFVTVGVAFICGQLTGAVISLLGKKEMPYSDEDEFFVEG from the coding sequence ATGGCTCAATTATCTACAAAAGAAGGGGTTAAGATCGCTCCTAAAACCAATGTAAACAAAGGTTTATTAATATTTTTATTGTTGTTTTTTATAGGTGCTGCACTCATTTTAATACCCAGCATAAATCACAACGTGTCAACTAGTATGTCAGCAATTAATGCTGAAAGTAGCACAGTTCATCAAACAACCCTGCAAAATAGTACCATTTTTGATACGTTAAAATATGAGCGTTCTATTCATATTTTAGCAATGCTACTTGTTGGTTTTGGTTTCCTTATGGTTTTCATAAGAAATCACGGCTATACTTCAATTACTGCAACATTTCTTGTAGTAAGTATAGCTATCCCAATGTATATGATCATAAAGAGTTTTGGTGGAGAAGGTTTTTCTATGTCAACTATAAGCATTGATACTCTTATTTTTGCAGAATTTGCTGCTGCAAGTTTGCTTATAGCAATTGGTGCTCCTCTTGGACGTTTAAAAATGGATCAATATATTATAATGGGATTATTATTTGTACCAGCTTACATATTTAATGAATGGCTTGTACTTGAAAGCGGTATATTTAAAGGCTTTCTTGATACTGGTGGTTCAATTGTTATACATGCTTTTGGTGCCTACTTTGGACTTGGGGTTGTAGCAAATACCTTTTCTAAATTTAAAGATGATGTTATTTGTGAAAATAATAAAAGTTCTAATCAGCTTTGTCTACTTGGAAGTATGATATTATGGCTTTTCTGGCCATCCTTTACAAGTGCAATAGTAGCTCCAGAAAGAGTTGTATTAACTGCAATAAACACTATTTTTGCACTATGTGGTGCAACACTCGCAACATACATATTCTCAAAGATAATCAGAGGAAAACTAGAAATAGAAGATATAGCAAATGCTGCCCTTGCTGGTGGAGTGGCAATTGGTTCTACTTGTGATATGACAACACCTGGATATGCTATGCTTATAGGCATCGCTGCAGGAGCGCTTAGTGTAGTTGGCTACAGTATCATTGCCCCTAAACTTCAAAAGCTTATAAAGGGAACTGATACCTGTGGAATTAACAATTTACATGGAATGCCTGGAATCCTTGGCGGCGTAGTGGCAATATTTATAACTGGAAATGCTGAAATTCAGCTACTCGGAATATTTGTTACTGTAGGTGTAGCTTTCATATGTGGACAACTTACTGGTGCGGTTATCAGTTTGCTTGGTAAAAAAGAGATGCCCTATAGTGATGAAGATGAGTTTTTCGTAGAGGGATAG
- a CDS encoding DUF554 domain-containing protein produces MLGTIVNSLSILVGGLVGSLFKNKISNAYNETIMKALGLSVILIGLKSALQVNNILLLIICLTLGTLIGEIMKIEKGIENIGAFLERRFSKQKGLSNGFVTASLVYCVGAMAIMGSLESGLTNNHSILYAKSLLDGISAIIFSSSLGIGVCFSAISVFIYQGIITLTASLMKQFLIASVVNEMSAIGGLLIVAIGANMLDIKRIKVGNMLPAIFMPLLYYIIKTIIGF; encoded by the coding sequence ATGTTGGGTACAATTGTAAACTCGTTATCAATATTAGTTGGGGGACTAGTAGGGTCACTATTTAAGAATAAAATTTCCAATGCATACAATGAGACGATTATGAAAGCGTTAGGACTATCTGTAATTCTTATTGGTTTAAAGAGTGCACTTCAGGTGAATAACATACTTCTATTAATTATTTGCCTTACATTAGGAACATTAATTGGTGAAATAATGAAAATTGAAAAGGGTATAGAAAATATCGGAGCCTTTCTAGAGCGAAGATTCTCAAAGCAAAAGGGCTTATCCAATGGATTTGTAACAGCTAGTCTGGTATATTGTGTAGGCGCAATGGCCATAATGGGCTCTTTAGAAAGTGGTCTTACTAATAATCATAGTATACTTTACGCTAAATCACTACTAGATGGTATATCTGCAATTATTTTTTCATCTTCTTTAGGAATAGGAGTATGTTTTTCGGCTATTTCAGTTTTTATATATCAAGGTATCATAACTTTAACCGCTTCACTTATGAAACAATTTTTGATAGCTTCTGTAGTAAATGAAATGTCTGCTATTGGGGGACTACTTATTGTAGCAATTGGCGCAAACATGCTGGATATTAAAAGAATAAAAGTTGGCAACATGCTTCCGGCTATTTTTATGCCTCTTTTATATTACATAATAAAAACCATTATTGGGTTTTAA
- a CDS encoding alanine dehydrogenase yields the protein MGFPRMHKEINEKRDFLPSFFDTLKTERVQIFLEQGYGSALGYTQEDYSNNNKKIQFVTKKECYEKDIVVVLRSPEFEEIEYMKEGSTLLSMLHYATRATRVEKLKEKSIFAVSMDSIRNDFLERMVVNYEGTSENGINLAFTELVKNYENICIEERKPIIVSIMGMGRVGLTAARMAGKYGNNKLNEAILQEKTRGVIVKMLPRNITHDKKQMIKILKKTDILVDATTRGDATKYVVSNELLGYLKEHSIILDLTADPYLITASYVQIKAVEGIPHGTLDKNVIYPSDEEYSTVPKCLQTQNRRTVVSCNAWPGVTPEACMDLYGKQLIYIVQNLIGYSVEDFDLSNSDYFNRAIYRGTIECFEKITDDYGNEMVNIVI from the coding sequence ATGGGTTTTCCAAGAATGCATAAAGAAATAAACGAGAAAAGAGATTTTTTGCCATCTTTTTTTGATACACTTAAAACTGAAAGAGTACAAATATTTCTTGAACAAGGATATGGTTCTGCTTTAGGTTATACACAAGAAGATTATTCAAATAATAACAAAAAAATACAATTTGTAACTAAAAAAGAATGTTATGAAAAAGATATAGTTGTTGTTTTAAGGTCACCAGAGTTTGAAGAAATTGAGTATATGAAAGAAGGAAGTACACTACTTAGTATGCTTCATTATGCAACTAGAGCAACTAGAGTTGAAAAGCTTAAAGAAAAGAGCATATTTGCAGTTTCTATGGATTCTATTAGAAATGATTTTCTTGAAAGAATGGTTGTAAATTATGAAGGAACTTCTGAAAATGGAATTAATTTGGCATTTACTGAGCTGGTCAAAAATTATGAAAATATCTGTATTGAAGAAAGAAAACCTATAATTGTTAGTATCATGGGAATGGGCAGAGTTGGTTTAACCGCTGCAAGAATGGCAGGAAAATATGGGAATAACAAACTTAATGAAGCTATACTTCAAGAGAAAACTAGAGGAGTAATTGTTAAGATGCTACCTAGAAATATAACCCATGATAAAAAACAGATGATAAAAATCCTGAAAAAGACAGACATTTTAGTAGATGCAACTACCAGAGGTGATGCAACAAAATATGTTGTCAGTAATGAATTATTAGGATATTTAAAAGAGCATTCTATAATCTTAGATTTAACAGCAGATCCATATTTAATTACGGCTAGTTATGTTCAGATAAAGGCAGTAGAAGGTATACCCCATGGAACATTAGATAAAAATGTTATTTACCCTAGTGATGAGGAGTATAGCACGGTGCCAAAGTGTTTACAAACACAAAATCGTAGAACAGTAGTAAGCTGTAATGCTTGGCCGGGGGTTACACCAGAGGCTTGCATGGATTTATATGGAAAACAGCTTATATATATTGTACAAAATCTTATAGGGTATTCTGTTGAAGATTTTGATTTAAGTAATAGTGATTATTTTAATAGGGCAATATACCGAGGGACAATTGAATGTTTTGAAAAAATCACAGATGACTATGGCAATGAAATGGTAAATATAGTAATATAA
- the tyrS gene encoding tyrosine--tRNA ligase, with the protein MININEQIKIISKGTTEIIDQEELRQKLIKAGESNKQLIVKLGLDPTAPDIHLGHTVVLRKARQIQDLGHKVIIIIGDFTGMIGDPSGRSKTRKELTQDEVLLNAETYKKQMFKILDPDKTEVKFNSEWLSKLNFKDVITLASKYTVTRMLEREDFKNRYKAQQSIAIHEFMYPLMQGYDSIAIKADIELGGTDQRFNILMGRTLQKEYGEDKQISIFMPLLEGTDGALKMSKSLGNYIGIDENCNDMYSKVMSIPDELIIKYYDLATDIHPDEIQEIARQLESGKINPRDIKMKLSKEIVKLYHGRVASEGAQEYFKTVFQNKDIPDDIKEIVIIKNSTINEQSTILKIITDMGFAKSNREARRLVEQGAVKINGEKISIDNVLDLSDGDVIQCGKRNFVKIIMVN; encoded by the coding sequence ATGATTAATATTAATGAACAAATCAAAATTATATCCAAAGGCACAACTGAGATAATAGACCAAGAGGAGTTAAGGCAAAAACTTATTAAAGCAGGCGAGAGTAATAAGCAGCTTATAGTGAAGCTTGGACTAGACCCCACCGCACCAGATATTCATTTAGGACATACGGTAGTATTAAGAAAGGCGAGGCAAATACAGGATTTAGGCCATAAGGTTATTATAATTATTGGAGATTTCACTGGGATGATAGGGGATCCCTCAGGAAGATCAAAAACTCGAAAGGAGCTAACTCAAGATGAAGTATTGTTAAATGCTGAAACTTATAAAAAACAAATGTTTAAAATACTAGATCCAGATAAAACAGAGGTTAAATTTAATAGTGAGTGGTTATCAAAATTGAATTTTAAAGATGTTATTACATTAGCTTCAAAATACACAGTAACCAGGATGCTGGAAAGAGAGGACTTTAAAAATAGGTACAAAGCACAGCAATCAATTGCAATTCATGAATTTATGTACCCTTTAATGCAGGGATATGATTCCATAGCAATAAAAGCGGATATTGAACTTGGTGGAACAGACCAACGGTTTAATATTTTAATGGGAAGAACCCTTCAAAAGGAATATGGCGAAGATAAACAAATTTCAATATTCATGCCTCTTTTAGAGGGAACAGATGGAGCCTTAAAGATGAGCAAAAGTCTTGGAAACTATATTGGAATAGATGAGAACTGTAATGATATGTATAGTAAAGTTATGTCCATTCCAGATGAATTAATTATAAAATACTACGATTTGGCTACTGATATTCATCCAGATGAAATACAAGAAATTGCAAGACAATTAGAAAGTGGTAAAATTAATCCAAGGGATATAAAGATGAAACTTTCTAAGGAAATTGTTAAATTATATCATGGGAGGGTAGCGTCTGAGGGGGCCCAGGAGTACTTTAAAACAGTATTTCAAAATAAAGATATCCCAGATGATATTAAAGAAATAGTGATTATAAAGAACTCTACCATAAATGAACAAAGTACTATTTTAAAAATAATTACTGACATGGGGTTCGCTAAAAGCAATAGGGAAGCAAGACGTCTTGTTGAGCAAGGAGCAGTGAAAATAAATGGAGAAAAAATCTCCATAGATAACGTACTTGATTTAAGTGACGGAGATGTAATACAATGTGGTAAAAGAAATTTTGTGAAAATTATTATGGTTAATTAA